In the Lepidochelys kempii isolate rLepKem1 chromosome 3, rLepKem1.hap2, whole genome shotgun sequence genome, one interval contains:
- the CEP68 gene encoding centrosomal protein of 68 kDa, with protein sequence MKMVECLGYKEHLPNAPEHQPTLQSSAMEAKVYLSSSEPLPALNADPGSQASLSLSSATLKSLPNRTLPSFETVIPTFSRSSLSMPPSEDDDFEQQEIRSRSLPARRVFPSSEVFPSRYLHSGCTPVEDPMLSTSRRLNPLFDDCVAVEQEKNRSSFQADYWACAIPDSLPPSPDRQSPHWNPNKEYEDLLDYTYPLKPKYKLAKNPKSVMPDPFFHDSGIDLDSFSVSPESTLKCISAPGQNHHASGSNVSQSKECGISAERFSTPLSKKPGYLGAVPYYGPSPVTKVSFAECVGTLTKADPVRGFANSLLTSKCAGLSPCDPTHIAGRGWGNRGDEDFSKYQVKEKGASHFVSTTQILTLKKAWENDEEFLSLPPRIKELEGLAQYLSDLSLTKGRPGHDQVQQDLPCYSGSRGQLSSDSVEDQGSVKSKYGIQGSEDCVLCHACNLQKPSTKTIYQDHRESVRRLGMPSIRDMLDGRYLCALESEGQHLTKGKDQQKESLAQCIKIFCCQLEELIHWLYKVADVTDNWIPPEPDVESVKTSLHRYLQFKKDVADHQTLTESVLQRGETLLKCMASNSPVLKDTLGLIAKQSEELESHAERLYESVLAATDAIGGDSLIKDSDTQQTVAQAKEAKWVIPLAEMEFVSRSLEA encoded by the exons ATGAAAATGGTGGAATGTCTGGGCTACAAGGAGCACCTTCCGAATGCTCCTGAGCATCAGCCAACACTTCAGAGCTCAGCAATGGAGGCCAAAGTTTACCTCTCCAgttctgagccccttcctgccctAAATGCTGACCCTGGGAGCCAGGCCtcactttccctttcttcagCCACTTTGAAGTCTTTGCCTAACAGAACACTCCCCAGTTTTGAGACAGTAATCCCAACGTTTTCCAGATCGAGCCTTTCCATGCCACCTTCAGAAGATGACGACTTTGAACAGCAGGAGATAAGGTCAAGAAGCTTACCAGCTCGAAGGGTTTTTCCTTCATCTGAAGTCTTCCCCTCTCGGTATCTGCACAGTGGCTGTACTCCAGTAGAAGATCCCATGCTCAGCACAAGCAGGCGGTTAAATCCTCTCTTTGATGACTGCGTAGCCGtggaacaggaaaaaaataggTCGTCCTTTCAGGCTGATTACTGGGCATGTGCAATACCTGATTCTTTACCCCCGTCTCCGGACCGGCAGTCTCCACACTGGAATCCTAATAAAGAGTATGAGGACTTGCTTGATTACACTTACCCCTTGAAGCCAAAATACAAGCTTGCAAAGAACCCCAAGTCTGTGATGCCTGATCCCTTCTTCCATGACTCTGGTATAGATCTTGACAGCTTTTCCGTTTCACCTGAGAGCACTTTGAAGTGTATCAGTGCACCCGGTCAAAATCACCATGCTTCAGGGAGCAACGTAAGCCAGAGTAAGGAGTGTGGGATCTCAGCAGAGAGATTTTCAACTCCCTTGTCTAAGAAGCCAGGGTATTTAGGAGCAGTTCCTTACTATGGGCCTTCACCTGTCACAAAAGTGTCCTTTGCAGAATGTGTTGGTACTCTCACCAAAGCCGATCCCGTTAGAGGGTTTGCAAACAGTTTGCTTACTTCTAAGTGTGCTGGACTAAGTCCATGTGATCCGACTCACAtagctgggagaggctggggtaaCAGAGGAGATGAAGACTTTTCAAAGTATCAAGTAAAGGAAAAGGGTGCCAGTCATTTTGTATCCACTACACAAATACTGACACTGAAAAAAGCATGGGAGAATGATGAAGAATTTCTTTCCCTGCCTCCCAGAATCAAGGAGTTAGAAGGTTTGGCTCAATATTTGTCTGATCTTTCGCTGACTAAAGGGAGACCGGGGCATGACCAGGTGCAACAAGACCTTCCATGCTACAGTGGCAGCAGAGGGCAGCTTTCCTCTGACTCTGTTGAAGATCAAGGCAGCGTAAAGAGCAAATATGGAATTCAGGGCAGTGAGGATTGTGTTCTGTGTCACGCATGCAACCTTCAAAAGCCCTCTACAAAAACCATTTACCAGGACCACAGGGAATCTGTAAGAAGATTGGGAATGCCCTCCATCAGGGACATGCTAGATGGGAGATACCTGTGTGCACTGGAGAGTGAAGGGCAGCATCTAACAAAAGGGAAGGACCAACAGAAAGAGTCACTTGCACAATGTATTAAG ATATTTTGCTGTCAGCTAGAAGAGCTAATTCATTGGCTGTACAAAGTAGCAGACGTTACAGACAACTGGATTCCACCCGAACCAGACGTTGAAAGTGTGAAGACTTCCCTACATCGTTACCTG caattcaagaaagatgtagCTGATCACCAGACGCTGACAGAGAGTGTGTTACAAAGGGGTGAAACCCTCCTGAAATGTATGGCGTCAAATTCACCGG TTTTAAAGGACACCCTTGGATTGATTGCAAAACAATCAGAAGAACTTGAAAGCCATGCAGAACGTTTGTATGAATCGGTTTTGGCAGCTACGGATGCCATTGGCGGTGACAGCCTGATAAAGGACAGTGACACACAACAAACGGTTGCCCAGGCAAAAGAAGCCAAGTGG GTAATACCTCTAGCAGAGATGGAATTTGTCAGCCGATCTTTGGAGGCATGA